A window from Citrus sinensis cultivar Valencia sweet orange chromosome 5, DVS_A1.0, whole genome shotgun sequence encodes these proteins:
- the LOC102625791 gene encoding importin subunit alpha-1a-like isoform X4, which yields MVAGVWSDDSGLQLEATTQFSKLLSIARSPQIDKVIQSGVVQRFVEFLMREDYPQLQYEAAWALSNIASGTSENIKVVIDHGAVPIFVKLLASPSDDVREQAVWALGNVAGDSSGCRDLVLSEGALIPLLAELNEHAKLSMLRIAARTLYNLCKGKPGPPFDQVRAALPALAQLIHLDDEEVLSDACWTLSYLSDGTNDKIQAVIEAGVCPRLVELLGHPSSSVLAPALRTVGNIVMGDDFQTQYIINCDPLPYFLGLLIHDHEESLKKDACRTISNITAGNGEQIQAVIDSGLIGPIVNLLQNAEFDAKKEAAWAISNATKFGTHEQIKHLVRKGCVKPLCDLLLCADPKIVTVCLEGLEDILKVGVAEMNTGTAVGDFNQYAQLVEEAEGLEKIENLRSHDDNGISEKAVEILETYWSSRVIGRGR from the coding sequence ATGGTTGCTGGGGTTTGGTCAGATGACAGCGGCCTACAGCTGGAAGCAACTACTCAGTTCAGCAAACTGCTTTCGATTGCGAGGAGTCCACAAATTGATAAAGTCATACAATCTGGCGTTGTCCAGCGCTTTGTTGAGTTTCTTATGAGGGAAGACTATCCGCAACTTCAGTATGAGGCTGCTTGGGCTCTTTCAAACATTGCTTCTGGAACTTCAGAGAACATTAAGGTGGTGATTGACCACGGTGCCGTTCCAATATTTGTGAAGCTGCTTGCTTCCCCAAGTGATGATGTCCGCGAGCAGGCTGTTTGGGCATTGGGAAATGTTGCTGGTGACTCATCTGGATGCCGTGATCTTGTGCTTAGTGAAGGAGCTTTGATTCCATTGCTGGCAGAGCTAAATGAGCATGCCAAGCTTTCAATGCTGAGAATTGCCGCAAGGACATTGTATAATTTATGCAAGGGCAAGCCAGGACCACCATTTGATCAGGTAAGGGCAGCTCTTCCGGCACTTGCACAGCTTATTCATTTAGATGATGAAGAGGTGTTGAGTGACGCCTGTTGGACACTCTCCTATCTTTCTGATGGTACGAATGACAAAATTCAAGCTGTGATCGAGGCAGGTGTCTGTCCACGACTTGTTGAGCTCCTTGGCCATCCATCATCCTCAGTGCTTGCCCCTGCCCTGCGGACTGTTGGAAATATTGTGATGGGAGATGATTTCCAGACTCAGTATATAATTAACTGTGATCCACTGCCATACTTTTTGGGCCTGTTGATCCATGATCATGAAGAGAGCCTTAAGAAGGATGCATGCCGGActatttcaaatattacaGCTGGAAACGGGGAGCAGATTCAGGCGGTAATTGATTCCGGCTTAATTGGTCCCATTGTCAATCTACTTCAAAATGCTGAATTTGATGCAAAGAAGGAGGCCGCTTGGGCAATTTCAAATGCCACCAAGTTTGGCACTCATGAGCAAATCAAGCACCTTGTGAGAAAGGGGTGTGTAAAACCATTGTGTGATCTGCTTCTATGCGCTGATCCAAAGATCGTCACTGTTTGCTTAGAAGGATTAGAGGACATTTTGAAGGTCGGGGTAGCTGAAATGAATACGGGTACCGCCGTTGGAGATTTTAATCAATATGCCCAGTTGGTTGAGGAGGCTGAGGGATTAGAAAAGATTGAAAATCTACGAAGTCATGACGACAACGGGATCTCTGAGAAGGCAGTAGAGATTCTCGAGACATACTGGTCTAGCCGTGTGATTGGAAGAGGACGATAA